From a region of the Podospora pseudopauciseta strain CBS 411.78 chromosome 7 map unlocalized CBS411.78m_7, whole genome shotgun sequence genome:
- the PHO8 gene encoding vacuolar alkaline phosphatase (EggNog:ENOG503NUPA; COG:P), with the protein MQSPTSKPASGERTPLLADGVPSRNSSDSLRRAEQEDAAIHGTPLSPTPTARTRTVRELLLFSWALLATAGVIVLAVVLQHRNSTTTPPTPTDPIPIIPGDPGTGTPYPAISSLTPKKDRKRNLIFMVSDGMGPASLSLTRTFRQHVNKLPMDDTLVLDQHFWGTSRTRSSNSWVTDSAAGATAFSCARKSYNGAIGMEPGFKPCGTVLEAAKRAGYKTGLVVTTDVTDATPACFASHVGYRWQMDEIAMQEIGEGVLGRSVDLILGGGRCHFLKNSTAGSCRQDDVDVVEIGQKKHGWGYVDDRAGFDSLKLGKNVSLPLLGLFAERDVPFEIDRRHMNDVYPSLSEMAVTALKALEEATKDSEKGFFLMIEGSRIDHAGHINDPAAQVREVLEYDKTFNAVLEFIEESDTEGVLVATSDHETGGLSTAWQAPNELPVYNWHPEVLLQANASAEYLTLLLQQHMIANPVEEQQQLQDWIREDLVEKRLGIKDALEIEINALASNPLLAMNIFSKMVSIRARIGWSTHGHSAVDVNIYSSGGPGTEDIRGNVENIEVGGFLRRYLDVDVDEITRELREKMVVDVKEAEMTGRDGHPEEWFVEVDGLVGYTTA; encoded by the exons ATG CAGTCCCCGACGTCCAAACCGGCGTCCGGGGAGCGCACGCCGCTACTGGCAGATGGAGTACCCTCGCGCAACTCAAGCGACTCCCTCCGCCGCGCCGAACAAGAAGATGCCGCCATCCACGGCACCCCACTCTCACCAACGCCCACCGCCCGCACCCGCACCGTCCgtgagctcctcctcttctcctggGCCCTCCTCGCAACAGCCGGAGTAATCGTCCTGGCAGTAGTCCTCCAACAccgcaacagcaccaccaccccacccacccccaccgaccccatccccatcatccccggCGATCCAGGCACGGGAACCCCCTACccagccatctcctccctcaccccgAAGAAAGACCGCAAGCGCAACCTCATCTTTATGGTATCTGACGGCATGGGTCCTGCCTCCCTGTCTCTCACTCGAACATTCAGACAGCACGTCAATAAGCTCCCCATGGATGACACCCTCGTCTTGGATCAGCACTTTTGGGGCACGTCGAGAACAAGATCGTCAAATTCATGGGTGACGGACTCTGCGGCTGGGGCTACGGCGTTTAGCTGTGCGAGGAAGAGTTACAACGGCGCTATCGGGATGGAACCCGGGTTTAAGCCCTGCGGTACGGTCCTCGAGGCTGCCAAACGGGCGGGGTACAAGACTGGTTTGGTTGTCACGACGGATGTGACGGATGCGACGCCGGCGTGTTTTGCTAGTCATGTTGGGTATCGATGGCAGATGGATGAGATTGCGATGCaggagattggggagggggtgttgggacGGTCAGTCGATttgattttggggggtggtagATGTCATTTCTTGAAGAACTCTACCGCGGGGAGTTGCAGAcaggatgatgttgatgttgtggaGATTGGGCAGAAGAAGCATGGGTGGGGGTATGTGGATGACAGGGCTGGGTTTGACTCGCTCAAGTTGGGGAAGAATGTGAGCTTGccgttgttggggttgtttgcCGAGAGGGATGTGCCGTTTGAGATTGACCGCAGGCATATGAATGATGTCTACCCGAGCTTAAGCGAGATGGCGGTCACGGCTTtgaaggcgttggaggaggcgacTAAGGATAGTGAAAAGGGCTTTTTCTTGATGATTGAGGGGAGCAGGATTGATCACGCGGGACATATCAATGATCCGGCGGCgcaggtgagggaggtgttggagtaTGACAAGACTTTTAACGCCGTGTTGGAGTTTATCGAGGAGTCGGATACGGAGGGAGTTTTGGTTGCGACGAGCGATCACGAGACGGGTGGGTTGTCGACTGCCTGGCAGGCGCCGAATGAGCTGCCTGTATACAACTGGCATCCCGAGGTTCTGCTGCAGGCGAATGCCTCGGCCGAGTATCTCACGCTACTGTTGCAGCAACACATGATCGCGAACCCGGtcgaggagcagcagcagcttcagGACTGGATCAGGGAGGATTTGGTGGAGAAGAGATTGGGGATCAAGGATGCGTTGGAGATTGAGATCAATGCTCTGGCGTCGAATCCTTTACTGGCGATGAATATCTTTTCGAAAATGGTGAGCATCCGGGCGAGGATTGGATGGTCTACCCATGGGCACTCGGCCGTGGATGTGAATATTTATAGCAGCGGGGGGCCGGGGACGGAGGATATCAGGGGAAATGTGGAGAATATTGAGGTCGGAGGGTTTTTGAGAAGGTATttggatgtggatgtggatgagATTACTAGGGAgctgagggagaagatggtggttgatgtgaaggaggcggagatgaCCGGGAGGGATGGGCACCCTGAGGAGTGGtttgtggaggtggatgggctGGTGGGTTATACTACGGCTTGA
- a CDS encoding uncharacterized protein (EggNog:ENOG503P5FV): MSPSKASLLSATTSFCHSLSAQSPPSTILSHFSSSDILIYEHGLPQLAPFLGREFKGPSGLKEYFHLLSKHLAYKDMHFSNYFADPEALKVSVRGEATFTWLSTNQSWGEVFTYVLEFDNDNKLTKYEIWADSGAAYLASQGLL, translated from the coding sequence ATGTCCCCAAGCAAAGCCTCCCTCCTTTCCGCCACAACCTCCTTCTGCCACTCCCTCTCCGCTCAgtcacccccctccaccatcctctcccacttctcctcctccgacatTCTAATCTACGAACATGGCCTCCCCCAGTTAGCTCCCTTTCTTGGCCGAGAATTCAAAGGTCCCTCCGGCCTCAAAGAGTATTTCCATCTTCTCTCCAAGCATCTCGCCTACAAAGACATGCACTTCAGCAATTACTTTGCCGACCCCGAAGCCCTCAAGGTATCAGTCCGAGGCGAAGCAACATTCACCTGGCTCTCGACCAACCAGTCCTGGGGCGAGGTCTTTACATATGTCTTGGAGTTTGACAATGACAATAAACTGACCAAGTATGAAATCTGGGCTGATTCAGGGGCTGCCTACCTGGCCAGTCAGGGGCTGTTATAG
- a CDS encoding uncharacterized protein (COG:A; EggNog:ENOG503NWXG) translates to MLLPKIITESAKCWHEHSLTTEPPPKIITESALTSVKGLSLKSKFFKAFAFTATSGLALWMVAMVFTEEKLDAKSTDPPLLEKYSEFKSYTTSKAFYNKLRIFYRKHPQTDNLPKDPPLPLLVFIHGLGGSVAQFHRILTSLTHLASCLAVDLPGCGRSEYTNTSWVAYTTDALVELLEMIINDYREEKQRVVLIAHSMGCGLATLLINPRHEIQSDLCDSVLGLVAMCPALMPTEEQVKKYRRLLWIPGFIFDLWRAWDRRGGINSASVSRIVGPMADAKARKLQLMFNYQSRTPVFRRMAWGMLPEFDEKGNPKGGFPENSVWTGLQVPVLIISGWLDEITPMWVAEKVYDLVKHSHTTPPWRAGRILDWRNSPISTLSLGSAGARSQGSPGSDTSLGGGGAAPAPPTSMVRDSEVASLSSSTPEESCASETPSLDSWIPPLPSHPPKYIKNFDIKVGGHGLLFSEKMVAGLISEFLTDQITKRLDLSWQLQYLNEGGKWDVKNYEKWRGVVPVSDPIAGVFRAMKTLRETDGEHSPQKFGAKYGGKTIRDVIDISHDTPVYEPNNLRVWQVSYHKVATVSKIPPSRADIDRFIEKVDEIRAKQTKFEIGVHCHYGFNRTGFLIVCYLVERLGWKVEDAIEHFAQARPNGIKHAHFRDRLHLMYPKSPKRYVD, encoded by the coding sequence ATGCTATTACCCAAAATCATCACTGAATCTGCCAAATGTTGGCATGAACACTCACTAACCACCGAACCCCCACCCAAAATCATCACGGAATCCGCACTAACATCCGTCAAAGGACTATCCCTCAAATCCAAATTCTTCAAAGCCTTTGCCTTCACAGCCACAAGCGGCCTGGCGCTCTGGATGGTGGCCATGGTTTTCACAGAAGAGAAGCTCGACGCCAAATCAACagatcctcccctcctcgaaAAATACTCTGAATTCAAGTCCTACACTACCTCCAAAGCCTTCTACAACAAACTCCGTATCTTTTACCGAAAACACCCACAAACAGACAACCTCCCCAAAgacccaccactccccctcctcgtcttcatccaCGGCCTCGGGGGGTCAGTAGCCCAGTTCCACCGGATCCTGACCAGCCTCACCCACCTTGCGTCTTGTCTTGCCGTGGATCTGCCAGGATGCGGACGTTCAGAgtacaccaacaccagctgGGTCGCTTACACCACCGATGCGCTTGTGGAACTCTTGGAGATGATCATCAATGACTATCGTGAAGAGAAGCagcgggtggtgttgatagCGCACAGTATGGGATGTGGACTGGCGACACTGCTTATCAACCCTCGGCACGAGATACAGTCGGATCTTTGTGACAGTGTTCTTGGACTTGTGGCTATGTGCCCGGCTCTGATGCCGACGGAGGAGCAGGTGAAAAAGTATCGGCGACTGCTTTGGATCCCGGGCTTCATTTTCGACCTCTGGAGGGCTTGGGataggaggggggggatcaACAGTGCGAGTGTCAGTCGGATTGTTGGCCCCATGGCGGATGCCAAGGCGAGGAAGCTGCAGCTCATGTTTAACTACCAGAGCAGAACGCCCGTGTTTAGACGTATGGCTTGGGGGATGTTGCCAGAGTTTGATGAAAAGGGGAATCCGAAGGGGGGGTTCCCGGAGAATAGTGTCTGGACGGGCCTTCAAGTTCCGGTCTTGATAATCAGTGGGTGGTTGGATGAGATTACGCCGATGTGGGTGGCGGAGAAGGTTTATGATTTAGTTAAGCACTCGCACACGACGCCGCCGTGGAGGGCGGGCCGGATTTTGGATTGGAGGAATTCACCTATTTCGACTCTGAGCTTGGGGAGCGCGGGCGCGCGGTCTCAGGGATCACCGGGTTCGGATACTAGCTTGGGGGGTGGcggtgctgctcctgctcctccgaCTTCTATGGTTAGGGACTCTGAGGTGGCTAGCTTGTCGAGCTCAACCCCTGAGGAGTCTTGTGCTTCGGAGACGCCGAGTTTGGACAGTTGGATTCCGCCTCTGCCGTCGCACCCACCGAAGTATATTAAGAATTTTGATATTAAGGTTGGGGGTCATGGGCTGCTTTTTTCCGAGAAGATGGTGGCTGGGTTGATATCGGAGTTTTTGACCGACCAAATCACTAAGAGGTTGGACCTGAGTTGGCAGCTGCAGTATTTGAACGAGGGTGGGAAGTGGGATGTGAAGAATTATGAGAAGTGGCGGGGTGTGGTGCCCGTGTCGGACCCGATTGCGGGAGTGTTTAGGGCGATGAAGACGTTGAGGGAGACGGATGGTGAGCACTCTCCTCAGAAGTTTGGGGCAAAGTACGGGGGGAAAACCATTAGGGACGTGATCGACATCTCGCACGACACGCCTGTGTACGAACCGAACAATTTGAGGGTTTGGCAGGTCAGCTATCACAAGGTGGCAACGGTGTCGAAGATTCCGCCGTCGAGGGCGGATATTGATCGGTTTATCGAGAAGGTGGACGAGATCAGAGCGAAGCAAACCAAGTTTGAGATTGGGGTGCATTGTCATTATGGGTTTAACCGGACGGGGTTTTTGATTGTGTGTTAtttggtggagaggttggggtggaAGGTTGAGGATGCGATCGAGCACTTTGCCCAGGCGAGGCCCAACGGGATCAAGCATGCGCATTTTCGGGATCGGTTGCATCTCATGTATCCAAAGAGTCCAAAGAGGTATGTTGATTAG